One part of the Acinetobacter sp. XS-4 genome encodes these proteins:
- the glnL gene encoding nitrogen regulation protein NR(II) — MDQHNPIDYRLLVDNLTTAILLIDSNLNIFYLNSACEALFDISLLRASGQPVLNLLHAPDDTFNTHEALLNTIKTGQPYTRREAVINVNFKDLHVDYTVSQLNAGKSYHPLLLIELNPIDRMLKISKEENLVQQHQVARQLVRGVAHEIKNPLAGIRGATQLLARSLNDKTYAEFTDVIINEVDRLTNLADTMLGSRQLPSYENVNVHEPLERVRSLIANQTKKKIKIIRDYDLSLPDVNADRDQLIQVMLNISVNAIQAITENKAFFIDHEPELILRTRIQRLVTINGVLNRSTVRVDIEDNGPGIPESILESVFYPLVTGRAKGTGLGLSIAQNIMHQHNGMIECQSVPGKTIFSLYLPWESDRVAK, encoded by the coding sequence ATGGATCAACACAACCCTATCGACTATCGCCTATTGGTAGACAACTTAACTACTGCGATTTTATTAATCGATAGTAACTTGAATATTTTTTATTTAAATTCTGCCTGCGAAGCACTATTTGATATTAGTTTGCTCCGTGCTTCAGGACAGCCCGTTTTAAACTTACTTCATGCCCCTGATGATACTTTCAATACACATGAAGCTTTATTAAACACTATAAAAACCGGACAACCTTATACGCGTCGAGAAGCTGTCATTAATGTCAACTTTAAAGACCTCCATGTGGATTACACAGTTTCTCAATTAAATGCAGGTAAAAGCTACCATCCATTATTGTTGATCGAACTCAACCCAATTGACCGCATGTTAAAGATTTCAAAAGAAGAAAATCTGGTTCAACAACATCAGGTCGCTAGGCAGCTTGTACGCGGCGTTGCACATGAAATTAAAAACCCACTTGCAGGTATCCGAGGAGCAACCCAGTTACTCGCTCGCAGTTTAAATGATAAGACTTATGCGGAATTCACCGATGTCATCATTAATGAAGTAGATCGTTTAACCAATTTGGCTGACACCATGTTAGGTTCTAGACAACTACCAAGCTATGAAAATGTTAACGTACACGAACCTTTAGAACGAGTACGCTCTCTTATTGCAAACCAAACAAAGAAAAAAATTAAAATTATACGTGACTATGATTTGTCTTTACCCGATGTGAATGCCGATCGCGATCAGTTAATCCAAGTCATGCTCAACATTAGTGTAAATGCAATTCAAGCCATAACAGAAAACAAAGCATTCTTTATCGATCATGAACCAGAACTAATTCTACGTACCCGCATACAACGCCTTGTCACAATCAATGGTGTGCTGAATCGATCTACGGTGCGAGTTGACATTGAGGACAATGGGCCGGGTATACCTGAGAGTATTTTAGAGTCAGTGTTTTATCCATTGGTTACCGGACGAGCAAAAGGTACTGGGCTTGGCCTGAGTATTGCACAGAATATTATGCATCAACATAATGGAATGATTGAATGCCAATCTGTTCCTGGAAAAACTATTTTTAGCTTATATTTACCTTGGGAGTCAGACCGTGTCGCGAAATAA
- the glnG gene encoding nitrogen regulation protein NR(I), translating to MSRNKIWVIDDDRAMRWVLEKTFKEEGFDVTNFEEAQTALERLHHDAPDVILTDIRMPGIDGLTFLSKVKNSHPDLPVIIMTAHSDLESAVSSYQTGAFEYLPKPFDIDEALALVNRAILHINKLQQQEATKTASPLQSTEIIGESPAMQEVFRAIGRLSQSHITVLINGESGTGKELVAHALHKHSPRRAKPFIALNMAAIPKDLIETELFGHEKGAFTGANTQHQGRFEQANGGTLFLDEIGDMPFETQTRLLRVLADGEFYRVGGHIPVKVDVRIVAATHQDLEKLVNEGRFREDLYHRLNVIRIHIPKLAHRSEDIPMLAQHFLARAGKELGVSPKILRTETTDYMQQLPWPGNVRQLENTCRWLTVMITGREVYPEDLPSELKQVPLQKNSDSGQPAPSFERISLHHWDELLNQWAIQKLKNGEMKILDIATPMFERTLINAALQQTRGRKRHAAELLGWGRNTLTRKLKELGMESADDDEEDEHKVSQTEA from the coding sequence GTGTCGCGAAATAAAATATGGGTTATTGATGATGATCGCGCCATGCGATGGGTATTGGAAAAGACCTTTAAAGAAGAAGGTTTTGACGTTACCAATTTTGAAGAAGCTCAAACTGCGCTTGAACGTTTGCATCATGATGCTCCCGATGTCATCCTAACTGACATTCGAATGCCTGGAATTGATGGTTTAACTTTCTTATCCAAAGTCAAAAACTCTCATCCCGATTTACCTGTCATTATTATGACTGCACACTCTGATTTAGAGTCTGCTGTTTCAAGCTATCAAACAGGCGCTTTTGAATATTTACCGAAGCCATTTGATATTGATGAAGCTTTAGCCTTGGTCAATCGTGCAATCCTGCATATCAACAAGCTACAACAACAAGAAGCCACAAAAACAGCTTCACCTCTTCAATCAACAGAAATTATTGGCGAATCTCCAGCAATGCAGGAGGTTTTCCGTGCTATTGGTCGTTTATCTCAGTCTCATATTACCGTTTTAATTAATGGTGAATCAGGTACAGGTAAAGAACTAGTTGCGCATGCCTTACACAAGCATTCTCCACGCCGCGCTAAGCCTTTTATTGCTTTAAATATGGCGGCTATTCCAAAAGACTTGATTGAAACCGAGTTATTTGGTCATGAAAAAGGTGCATTTACAGGCGCAAACACTCAACATCAAGGTCGCTTTGAACAAGCAAATGGTGGAACACTATTCCTTGATGAAATTGGTGACATGCCATTTGAAACACAGACTCGACTCCTTCGTGTACTCGCTGACGGTGAATTTTATCGTGTAGGCGGACATATTCCAGTTAAAGTTGATGTTCGAATTGTGGCAGCAACACATCAGGATTTAGAAAAACTGGTAAATGAAGGTCGCTTTCGTGAAGACTTATATCACCGCTTAAATGTAATTCGTATTCACATTCCTAAACTTGCTCATCGCAGTGAAGATATACCAATGCTGGCTCAGCATTTTCTTGCACGTGCAGGTAAAGAACTTGGCGTAAGTCCAAAAATCTTACGTACCGAGACAACAGACTATATGCAACAGTTGCCATGGCCCGGTAACGTTCGACAACTTGAGAACACGTGTCGCTGGTTAACTGTAATGATTACTGGACGTGAAGTTTATCCAGAAGATTTACCTTCCGAACTCAAACAGGTTCCATTACAAAAGAATAGCGACTCTGGACAACCTGCCCCTTCATTTGAACGCATTTCCTTACACCATTGGGATGAATTACTAAATCAATGGGCAATTCAAAAGCTTAAGAATGGCGAAATGAAGATTTTAGATATCGCTACGCCAATGTTTGAACGCACCTTAATTAATGCAGCTTTACAACAAACGCGTGGACGAAAACGTCATGCAGCAGAATTACTGGGTTGGGGTCGCAATACTTTAACTCGCAAGTTAAAAGAACTTGGAATGGAATCTGCTGACGATGATGAAGAAGATGAACATAAGGTTTCTCAAACTGAAGCTTAA